The stretch of DNA GGATTTTCTTGACGAGGGCCGCGAGCTTATCGTCGTTCTCCACCCGGACGGTGGCGTATAGACCGCCGAGGATGTCTGTCAGCACTTCCGCGTCGCTGATGAGTTGCTCGTACCAGCGGGCTTCGTTGGCTCCGAACTCCTGAACGTCTTTCAGCAATCCCTGCAGCTTCTTTTCCTCATAGGAAGTCAGGGGTAAGTCGTCTTCCTCTTCGTCATCTTCTGTTCGGATGTCCATTCGCTCGGCGCGGTGCCTCTCGAGTGTCTGGGCAATTTGCATATGGCGTTCACGCCACTCCTGGTATGCATCGGGCAGCAGTTCCTTCAGGACAACGACATGCTTGAGCAGCAGGTCCTCGACGCTGGCCTCGAAGGCTTTCTGGCTCGATTCGAGTCGCTTGAGGAGCATGGTCCGGATCAGTCCAGTGACATTCGATTGGTCCTGAAGCAGGGACGGGTCCTGGTCCTGTTCCTTGAAGCGTTCCGTTTCGTAGATCACGAGCTTCAGCGTGCCGTGATCGCGGTCGAACGCGTTGTCGATCTCCGGCAGCAGCTTGCCGTAGACCTTGGAGAGCGAGTACTCGATTACCTCAGGCTTCTCGCGCTGGGGGAACTTAACGCTTGCGTCTTCCTGGGTCTCAAGGCTCTTCACGTACTTCCGCGAACGCTGCACCAGGACATGTTTCAGAAACTCGAGACCTTCGCCGCGCTCCACTAGGTCGAACGGGAATTCGTCGTCGGCAAGACGCTCTTCCACGTCTTTGAAACGATTACGGAGATGAGGAACACCGTAGGATTGGAAGTACCTTTGGTTGTCCTGCGCATAGTAGTTCAGCATCTGATAGAGGTCCATCACGGAGTTGTTAATGGGGGTCGCGGTCAGCAGGAATAGCCGCTTGCCTTTGACCAGCCGCTTCAGTTTGAGACTACGGTTCCGGTACGGAGTTCGGAAGTGGTGAGCCTCGTCCACGATGACGGTGTCATAGCGTTGCCTAAGCTTCTCGACATCCGCGTCTGTAACACCTCCCGGCCGCCCGAGGTCAGTGTGGGCGATCACTCGGATATCGTCCGTGAACTTGCCAAAGTCATCCGGGAAGTACTTGTCTAGCCACCTAGCCCACACCGATGGGATTGCGGCTTTCGGCGCGACGATCAGCACCTTGTGCTTTTCCATGCGCGCCCGCTCGATGAGCATCAGGGCAACGAACGTCTTGCCCAAGCCGACGCCGTCGCACAGGAGCCCCCCGCCGTGGGCGGCGGCCATATGCATCAGGTCGTGGTAGGCATCGCGCTGGTACTTGGCGAGCACCGTGGTGTACAACTTGCTCTCGTTGACCTCCCAACCGGACTGGTCGGTCTCGTGGGCGAGGAAGTACTCCCGCATGGACTGAACGTAGAGCTCGAAGGGCAGGTACTCACGGACGTGGGGCTCGATGGCCGCAAGCATCTCTTCAGTGATGTCCTCGGCCTCATTCCACGCTTGCTGATACCACTCCCCGAGTTCACGAAGCTGTGCGGTGTCGCTCGTGAACAGGTTGAGCTCAAGGTTCTGGGTCAGGCCGGGGCGGGTGAGGTTGGAGGACCCGATCAGGCCGTGGTCCACCACTCCTCCCGTGACGAATCGGTACGCCTTTGCATGGAACTTCGCTCGTGTGTAGATCCTGGCCCGGATGTGGCCCGAGGCAAGCGCCGCCCGGATGGCCGCGAGGCCGTCCAGCGCCTTCCAATCGTCCATTTCCTGTCTCGCCTCGATGCCATTCAGCCTGCGGTCGCGTAAGGCCCGAGCCATCTCTGCCCGTGTCTGGCGGGAGATGTCGCCCCCTGCAAGGAGACGCAAACCCTCTAGCGGCTGCCAAGCCCCGTCCAAGTCCAGCAACGCCCCTATCTCGAAGAAGCCGGTGGCGATGTCCACCCTCTTGGCCGTCGCCATCAGGCGGCGGACGGCGTCAAGGACGAGATTGTCGGTCCGGTTGTC from Fimbriimonadia bacterium encodes:
- a CDS encoding DEAD/DEAH box helicase family protein, with the translated sequence MRADEQKPNGVLKTLIDNRTDNLVLDAVRRLMATAKRVDIATGFFEIGALLDLDGAWQPLEGLRLLAGGDISRQTRAEMARALRDRRLNGIEARQEMDDWKALDGLAAIRAALASGHIRARIYTRAKFHAKAYRFVTGGVVDHGLIGSSNLTRPGLTQNLELNLFTSDTAQLRELGEWYQQAWNEAEDITEEMLAAIEPHVREYLPFELYVQSMREYFLAHETDQSGWEVNESKLYTTVLAKYQRDAYHDLMHMAAAHGGGLLCDGVGLGKTFVALMLIERARMEKHKVLIVAPKAAIPSVWARWLDKYFPDDFGKFTDDIRVIAHTDLGRPGGVTDADVEKLRQRYDTVIVDEAHHFRTPYRNRSLKLKRLVKGKRLFLLTATPINNSVMDLYQMLNYYAQDNQRYFQSYGVPHLRNRFKDVEERLADDEFPFDLVERGEGLEFLKHVLVQRSRKYVKSLETQEDASVKFPQREKPEVIEYSLSKVYGKLLPEIDNAFDRDHGTLKLVIYETERFKEQDQDPSLLQDQSNVTGLIRTMLLKRLESSQKAFEASVEDLLLKHVVVLKELLPDAYQEWRERHMQIAQTLERHRAERMDIRTEDDEEEDDLPLTSYEEKKLQGLLKDVQEFGANEARWYEQLISDAEVLTDILGGLYATVRVENDDKLAALVKKIRATPRLHKDKVVIFTEFKDTARYLETHLRNAFPNDSIVEVDSGRNVANREGIIARFAPYYNCDNEKDLEAALADPIRVLISTDVLSEGLNLQDCNIIVNYDLHWNPVRLMQRIGRVDRRMDPSKPVDYDKVYVYNFLPPDELRRLLHLYERVTGKLIAINRTLGIEAPVLTAEDDFKAMDFYQNLGDFTMSKEEQLRLVAHQLEQKYPEVWNQSVSYPNRIYSGKPRGGSKLFLAYRIPTGTEPGPDGESPVFDVRWFLVDRETGQVEEDIEAIHQAIACAQGTPREVKMPGAERDRLRKLVESEVLARLRFEAQTPQTLKDELICWMEV